The following coding sequences are from one Amphiprion ocellaris isolate individual 3 ecotype Okinawa chromosome 19, ASM2253959v1, whole genome shotgun sequence window:
- the LOC111574845 gene encoding hemicentin-1-like, producing the protein MGDNLLRWIRMFCMFCAVSGEGCSLILKPSRVVVGFGEPVSVSCEAARPVRVLGWESAISATHTQEDRSVQWKVDSLIDWIEEPICYGVFFTAPRQCEEKLNLVLYKSPDSVSIRQVNHTGPMVEGKEYQLLCEVQNIAPVQYLTLRWYRGQAEVYNHSFSDLTSSSPVQVSSILVVTPTKAENGAQYRCVAELELGPEGPQPPPTVASEPLNASVYFPPTFLSPEPEVLDYVEGAEITLNCTATGNPTPVYSWQSSHPVQEWMEDDAIVTSSSLLPGTYTCTASNKLEKKSKQFTVQAKTKGV; encoded by the exons ATGGGAGACAATTTACTGAGATGGATTCgcatgttttgcatgttttgtgcaG TGTCAGGTGAAGGTTGCTCCCTAATCCTCAAGCCCTCCAGGGTTGTGGTGGGCTTTGGGGAGCCGGTGTCGGTCAGCTGTGAAGCTGCTCGCCCGGTCCGTGTCCTGGGCTGGGAGTCGGCCATcagtgccacacacacacaggaggacCGGTCCGTCCAGTGGAAGGTGGACAGTCTCATCGACTGGATAGAGGAGCCCATCTGCTAtggggtgtttttcacagctcCGAGACAGTGTGAGGAGAAACTCAACCTTGTCCTCTACA AATCTCCAGACAGCGTCTCCATCAGGCAGGTGAACCACACGGGCCCCATGGTGGAAGGAAAAGAGTACCAGCTGCTCTGTGAGGTTCAGAATATCGCTCCTGTTCAGTATCTCACCCTGAGGTGGTACAGAGGGCAGGCTGAGGTTTATAACCACTCATTCTCTGACCTCACGTCTTCCTCACCCGTCCAAGTATCCTCTATCCTTGTCGTCACGCCAACCAAAGCAGAGAATGGAGCGCAGTATAGGTGTGTAGCAGAGCTGGAGCTTGGACCAGAAGGGCCGCAGCCTCCTCCTACCGTGGCTTCAGAGCCTCTTAATGCATCTGTGTATT TTCCTCCCACGTTCCTCAGTCCCGAACCGGAAGTTCTAGACTACGTAGAGGGTGCTGAAATCACCTTAAACTGCACCGCCACAGGCAACCCCACACCTGTATACAGCTGGCAATCCTCCCATCCTGTACAGGAGTGGATGGAGGATGATGCCATTGTTACCTCATCCTCATTGCTCCCAGGAACCTACACTTGCACTGCCTCCAATAAACTGGAGAAGAAGAGCAAGCAGTTCACTGTCCAGGCGAAGACCAAAG GTGTTTGA
- the LOC111574840 gene encoding cell adhesion molecule 3 isoform X1 → MLRFFIFGILIASTGKPVSAACKIEMSPPRVMVKFGHSLTANCTSLYSEIAGIGWESTYGGVGLQTGISTLPFKIDTVERWVIQPTCYVTLPNGDQCEEPLPVTVYQVPESVSIAQPLSEAGPMVEGKQYRIQCDIVNVAPASLLSVYWHKGNKIIYHETFKESTLSPVNKSSILNLTAQRDDDGSQISCEAKLDLGPGELNHSAVQSKSHEVAVLYPPAFINPETETVELSDRENIILYCNATGNPVPVYSWDFPQAIQEMSKNEDVNQPFLIPSFQFPGNYSCKASNTQGTRIKYFTVIEAPRDRTTLAAIIGVFVALGVLLFVGGVLFVTRDGTFSCNQSKYLRGQPSGTV, encoded by the exons ATGCTGAGGTTCTTCATATTCGGCATCCTAATCGCGTCCACAG GAAAGCCTGTGAGCGCTGCGTGTAAAATTGAGATGAGCCCTCCAAGAGTTATGGTGAAATTTGGACACTCCCTCACAGCCAACTGCACCTCATTGTACAGTGAGATCGCAGGAATTGGCTGGGAGTCCACATATGGAGGAGTAGGCCTTCAGACTGGGATCTCCACTCTCCCCTTTAAAATTGACACTGTGGAACGCTGGGTCATACAGCCGACCTGTTACGTCACTCTGCCTAACGGTGATCAGTGTGAAGAACCCCTGCCAGTCACTGTTTACC aaGTTCCAGAGAGTGTGTCTATAGCTCAGCCCCTCAGTGAAGCTGGTCCCATGGTGGAGGGCAAACAGTATCGCATACAGTGCGACATCGTTAACGTTGCACCAGCAAGCCTCCTCTCCGTGTACTGGCACAAAGGCAATAAGATAATCTATCATGAGACTTTTAAAGAATCCACTCTATCTCCAGTCAATAAGTCGTCCATCCTCAATCTGACTGCCCAAAGGGATGATGACGGCAGTCAGATCTCGTGTGAAGCAAAGCTAGACTTGGGGCCAGGGGAGCTAAATCATTCTGCAGTGCAATCAAAGTCACATGAAGTGGCTGTACTCT ACCCTCCAGCCTTCATCAATCCTGAAACAGAGACAGTGGAACTTTCAGATCGGGAAAACATAATATTATATTGCAACGCCACAGGAAACCCGGTGCCAGTCTACAGTTGGGATTTCCCACAAGCCATACAAGAGATGAGCAAGAATGAGGACGTGAACCAACCCTTTTTGATCCCATCCTTTCAGTTTCCAGGGAACTATAGCTGTAAAGCCTCCAACACTCAGGGCACCCGCATCAAATATTTCACCGTCATCGAAGCTCCAA GGGACCGCACAACCCTCGCAGCCATAATTGGAGTATTTGTGGCCCTTGGAGTCCTGCTCTTCGTTGGCGGTGTACTTTTTGTGACGCGTGACGGCACATTTTCTTGCAACCAAAGCAAATACCTCAGAGGACAACCTTCAGGAACTGTATGA
- the LOC111574840 gene encoding cell adhesion molecule 3 isoform X2: MLRFFIFGILIASTGKPVSAACKIEMSPPRVMVKFGHSLTANCTSLYSEIAGIGWESTYGGVGLQTGISTLPFKIDTVERWVIQPTCYVTLPNGDQCEEPLPVTVYQVPESVSIAQPLSEAGPMVEGKQYRIQCDIVNVAPASLLSVYWHKGNKIIYHETFKESTLSPVNKSSILNLTAQRDDDGSQISCEAKLDLGPGELNHSAVQSKSHEVAVLYPPAFINPETETVELSDRENIILYCNATGNPVPVYSWDFPQAIQEMSKNEDVNQPFLIPSFQFPGNYSCKASNTQGTRIKYFTVIEAPSSQPGTTAGILLAVFFVLIFVLGCVVYHKQRNSPVARLEGLHR, translated from the exons ATGCTGAGGTTCTTCATATTCGGCATCCTAATCGCGTCCACAG GAAAGCCTGTGAGCGCTGCGTGTAAAATTGAGATGAGCCCTCCAAGAGTTATGGTGAAATTTGGACACTCCCTCACAGCCAACTGCACCTCATTGTACAGTGAGATCGCAGGAATTGGCTGGGAGTCCACATATGGAGGAGTAGGCCTTCAGACTGGGATCTCCACTCTCCCCTTTAAAATTGACACTGTGGAACGCTGGGTCATACAGCCGACCTGTTACGTCACTCTGCCTAACGGTGATCAGTGTGAAGAACCCCTGCCAGTCACTGTTTACC aaGTTCCAGAGAGTGTGTCTATAGCTCAGCCCCTCAGTGAAGCTGGTCCCATGGTGGAGGGCAAACAGTATCGCATACAGTGCGACATCGTTAACGTTGCACCAGCAAGCCTCCTCTCCGTGTACTGGCACAAAGGCAATAAGATAATCTATCATGAGACTTTTAAAGAATCCACTCTATCTCCAGTCAATAAGTCGTCCATCCTCAATCTGACTGCCCAAAGGGATGATGACGGCAGTCAGATCTCGTGTGAAGCAAAGCTAGACTTGGGGCCAGGGGAGCTAAATCATTCTGCAGTGCAATCAAAGTCACATGAAGTGGCTGTACTCT ACCCTCCAGCCTTCATCAATCCTGAAACAGAGACAGTGGAACTTTCAGATCGGGAAAACATAATATTATATTGCAACGCCACAGGAAACCCGGTGCCAGTCTACAGTTGGGATTTCCCACAAGCCATACAAGAGATGAGCAAGAATGAGGACGTGAACCAACCCTTTTTGATCCCATCCTTTCAGTTTCCAGGGAACTATAGCTGTAAAGCCTCCAACACTCAGGGCACCCGCATCAAATATTTCACCGTCATCGAAGCTCCAA GTAGTCAACCTGGGACGACTGCCGGGATTTTATTGGCtgtgttctttgttttaatCTTTGTTTTGGGATGTGTGGTTTATCACAAACAAAGAAACTCTCCTGTTGCACGACTAGAAGGTCTGCACAGATGA
- the LOC111574825 gene encoding hemicentin-1, with protein MSKSTLFVQLFAGLVLIATGVHASCPIELSPASVVVKYGDPVLVNCSTPEIQFEGIGWEASQGGTGFEFVNHLPWTVERLTQWTVSPFCFFSSNYSNQCSKELDLIIYTFPETVTISGDPSSEMEEEKEYKFTCHIPNVAPVQNLTVRWYKGDTIIQTDTFDNPAKRPVDQTSDLKFTPTRQDNNALLRCEAYMDLSPDGPQLNISTQEYNITVVYGPDILCPTTDILEEQTLEEICMVTGNPTPHVRWLKDGEPVNPTVPLTRDNAGIYTLEAQGLSTVQKTIPVLVLYGPELTCPLTYTAVEYSPHNLTCTDKGFPKPETLWFKDGEEVVLPQKLTRSDAGQYFVTTSNLLSSVNVTVDITVLYPPSPIVELEDSEVHVGSSVWLKCSSMGNPRPKYSWNYYQAANVVETDEDGVSRLLIHNATVYNMGSYTCEAWNDIGNVTKTVHVNVKGAKLECPIRITPDTMVMQYKSKTQNATCTPTSDSFANVNKIFWQDLQGKRTDSTVWFADTHKDWNESPVCYANFQGIGTCHKTLNFILYKTPDSVTIYHLDNSSSVVENRELQLQCDIINVAPAQNLRIHWYRGNETLKSGSVQMTRCWTDNDTNCDISMIRSPVNVSSTISITLNRNHSGADFRCEAQLDLGPGGPEPSPNMMSSPLNITVFYKPTINTTKLPKTIPVFRGYPEELVCEADGHPPPRIQWLYSSDKAPHELEGKLIVSEAGLYNCTATNDVDSTVHVVVVILKEDYLPLIAGFVAVTVVAISIVFLFIYSIYYKNTKMRRYSLKNPKLSTHHGNVAHNGWDLPLPMTKLS; from the exons ATGAGTAAGAGTACATTGTTTGTTCAACTCTTCGCGGGGCTCGTTCTCATTGCGACAG GTGTCCATGCCTCCTGTCCCATTGAGTTGAGCCCCGCCAGCGTTGTAGTGAAATATGGAGACCCAGTCTTGGTTAACTGCAGCACACCGGAGATCCAGTTTGAAGGAATAGGCTGGGAGGCTTCACAAGGAGGCACAGGTTTTGAGTTCGTCAACCATTTGCCCTGGACTGTGGAGCGTCTAACACAATGGACCGTCTCTCCGTTTTGCTTCTTCAGCTCAAATTACTCTAACCAGTGCAGCAAGGAGTTAGACCTTATTATTTACA CATTTCCAGAAACAGTCACCATCAGCGGTGACCCCAGCAGTgagatggaagaagaaaaagaatatAAATTTACATGTCACATCCCCAATGTAGCACCAGTCCAAAATCTCACTGTAAGGTGGTATAAAGGAGACACAATCATCCAGACAGACACTTTTGACAATCCTGCTAAGCGGCCAGTGGATCAGACATCTGACCTGAAGTTTACACCGACTAGACAAGACAATAATGCCTTGTTGAGATGTGAAGCATATATGGATCTGAGCCCAGATGGGCCACAACTTAACATATCCACTCAGGAGTACAACATCACAGTTGTCT ATGGACCAGATATACTGTGCCCTACCACTGACATACTGGAAGAGCAAACTTTAGAGGAGATTTGCATGGTGACAGGAAACCCCACCCCTCACGTCAGATGGCTGAAAGACGGCGAGCCTGTGAACCCTACTGTCCCTCTGACAAGGGATAATGCTGGGATATACACACTTGAAGCTCAGGGCTTATCCACTGTCCAAAAGACAATCCCAGTACTTGTGTTAT atggACCAGAGTTGACGTGTCCACTCACTTACACTGCAGTAGAATATTCTCCTCACAACCTCACCTGCACTGATAAGGGCTTTCCTAAACCTGAGACGCTCTGGTTTAAAGATGGTGAGGAGGTTGTGCTTCCACAGAAACTGACCAGAAGCGACGCGGGACAGTATTTTGTCACCACTTCAAACCTTCTGTCGAGTGTCAATGTAACAGTGGATATCACCGTCCTGT ATCCACCATCACCGATAGTTGAACTCGAGGACTCTGAAGTCCATGTTGGTTCCTCCGTGTGGCTGAAGTGCTCTTCCATGGGCAACCCACGACCGAAATATTCCTGGAATTATTACCAGGCGGCCAATGTTGTGGAGACAGACGAAGATGGAGTGTCCCGTCTGCTCATCCACAATGCTACTGTGTACAACATGGGCTCCTACACATGTGAGGCTTGGAATGACATAGgaaatgtcaccaaaacagTTCACGTCAATGTTAAAG GTGCCAAGCTGGAATGCCCTATCAGAATAACTCCAGACACGATGGTGATGCAATACAAAAGCAAAACCCAGAATGCAACGTGCACGCCAACATCCGACAGCTTCGcaaatgttaataaaatattCTGGCAGGATCTGCAGGGAAAAAGAACTGATAGCACAGTTTGGTTTGCTGACACCCACAAAGACTGGAATGAGAGTCCTGTTTGTTACGCAAATTTTCAGGGAATTGGAACGTGCCacaaaactttaaacttcatccTTTACA AAACACCAGACAGTGTTACAATCTATCATTTGGATAACTCCAGCTCAGTGGTGGAGAACAGGGAGCTCCAGCTGCAGTGTGACATTATTAATGTTGCTCCTGCACAAAACCTCAGGATACACTGGTACCGAGGGAATGAAACCCTTAAATCAG GCTCAGTGCAAATGACTCGCTGTTGGACTGACAATGACACCAACTGCGACATCAGCATGATCAGATCCCCGGTAAATGTGTCTTCTACCATTAGCATCACTCTGAACCGGAATCACAGCGGAGCAGATTTCAGATGCGAGGCTCAGTTGGACCTGGGACCTGGGGGACCAGAGCCTTCTCCAAACATGATGTCCAGTCCTCTCAACATCACTGTCTTCT ATAAACCCACCATTAATACCACAAAGCTGCCAAAGACAATCCCAGTGTTCAGAGGTTATCCTGAGGAGCTTGTTTGTGAAGCTGACGGTCACCCACCTCCAAGGATCCAGTGGCTCTACAGCTCAGACAAGGCACCTCATGAGCTTGAAGGCAAACTCATCGTGTCTGAGGCGGGCCTCTACAACTGCACTGCTACCAATGATGTCGATTCCACAGTGCATGTGGTTGTAGTGATTTTAAAAG AGGACTACCTTCCCCTCATCGCTGGATTTGTGGCAGTCACCGTAGTGGCCATCTCCatcgtcttcctcttcatctacTCCATCTACTACAAGAACACCAAGATGCGCCGCTACAGTCTGAAAAACCCCAAACTCAGCACTCACCATGGGAACGTGGCTCACAACGGCTGGGACCTGCCGCTGCCTATGACCAAACTGTCTTAG